The following coding sequences lie in one Paramormyrops kingsleyae isolate MSU_618 chromosome 15, PKINGS_0.4, whole genome shotgun sequence genomic window:
- the pde7a gene encoding high affinity 3',5'-cyclic-AMP phosphodiesterase 7A isoform X4: protein MEVCYQLPVLPLDRPVPKHVLSRRGAISFSSSSALFGAPDPRQLSQRRGAISYDSSDQTALYIRMLGDVRVRSCISLEPERRGSHPYLCVDFRILHSRHDPAAPASAYSVRRLLSFQRYLHSSRRLRCGSAPPHILDDDYVGQAKCMLQRTGSWNFDIFLFDRLTNGNSLVTLTFHLFHHYGLIELFQLDMVKLRRFLVMVQEDYHSQNPYHNALHAADVTQAMYCYLQEPKLSTSLSACDILLGLLAAATHDLDHPGVNQPFLIKTNHHLAALYKNTSVLENHHWRSAVGLLRESGLFSHLPAEDGLNMEKQLGSLILATDISRQNEYLTKFREHLEKDDLCMANSSHRHFVLQMALKCADICNPCRPWELSKQWSEKVTEEFFHQGEIEKRHSLEVSPLCDSQTNTVGSIQTGFMTYVVEPLFAEWARFSDTRLSRTMLGYLALNKAGWSGALQELGGGLDEGTEASAEEPDSTALPQGSQRS, encoded by the exons AGACGTGGGGCGATCTCGTACGACAGCTCTGATCAGACGGCGCTCTACATCCGTATGCTAG GAGATGTGAGAGTGAGGAGCTGCATCAGCCTCGAACCTGAGCGAAGGGGCTCTCACCCGTACCTGTGTGTTGATTTCCGAATTTTGCACT CCCGGCACGATCCCGCCGCTCCTGCTTCTGCCTACAGTGTCCGGCGGCTGCTCAGCTTCCAGCGGTACCTGCACTCCTCCCGCCGCCTCCGCTGTGGCAGCGCCCCCCCTCACATCCTTGACGATGACTACGTGGGCCAAGCAAAG TGTATGCTACAGAGAACTGGGAGCTGGAATTTCGACATTTTCCTCTTTGACAGATTAACAAATG GAAACAGCCTCGTCACCctgacatttcatttatttcatcatTATGGACTAATTGAGCTCTTCCAATTAGACATGGTAAAACTTCGTAGATTTTTAG TTATGGTTCAGGAGGACTACCACAGCCAGAACCCCTACCACAATGCTCTTCATGCTGCTGACGTAACCCAGGCTATGTACTGTTACCTGCAGGAGCCCAAG CTCTCAACGTCCCTCTCTGCCTGTGACATCTTGCTGGGTCtcctggcagctgccactcacGACCTGGACCATCCAGGAGTCAACCAGCCTTTCCTCATCAAAACCAACCACCACTTAGCCGCATTATACAAG AATACCTCAGTTCTGGAGAATCATCACTGGAGGTCTGCAGTCGGCCTACTCCGCGAATCTGGGCTGTtttcacacctgcctgctgaaGATGG ACTGAACATGGAGAAACAGCTGGGATCCCTGATCCTGGCCACAGATATCAGCAGACAGAATGAGTACCTAACGAAGTTCAGGGAGCACTTGGAGAAGGACGACCTGTGCATGGCTAACTCCAGCCACCGGCACTTTGTC CTGCAGATGGCTCTCAAGTGTGCCGACATCTGCAACCCCTGCAGACCGTGGGAACTGAGCAAACAGTGGAGCGAGAAGGTGACTGAGGAGTTCTTCCATCAAG GTGAGATTGAAAAGAGACACAGCCTGGAAGTCAGCCCCCTGTGCGACAGCCAGACCAACACCGTCGGCAGTATTCAGACGG GCTTCATGACGTACGTGGTGGAGCCGCTGTTCGCTGAGTGGGCCCGCTTCTCTGACACGCGCCTCTCCCGGACCATGCTGGGATACCTGGCCCTGAACAAGGCCGGCTGGAGCGGTGCGCtccaggagctgggggggggcctggatGAGGGTACCGAGGCGTCCGCCGAAGAGCCCGACTCCACAGCATTACCTCAGGGAAGTCAaaggtcatga